A section of the Hevea brasiliensis isolate MT/VB/25A 57/8 chromosome 17, ASM3005281v1, whole genome shotgun sequence genome encodes:
- the LOC131175310 gene encoding disease resistance protein RPV1-like produces the protein MAASSSSCPFDVFLSFRGDDVRKTFADHVYAALTGAGIHTFRDDEEIERGKNIDQELTKAIQQSKVAVIVFSPDHASSRWCLDELWMINERRKSDGMHILPIFYHVDPSAVRRQKRSFKEAFDRHEQQLKEEIDKVERWRAALKEVADLGGEVLKDQYEAPFIQNIVKLVANKLDRKLLHVGSYLTGIGDYVGRINHWLQDESTNVRILVLYGIGGVGKTTIAKTVYNQDSDKFERSCFLADVAETSEQPKGMNSLQEQLLSDIHKRESVKIYNVDEGVMKIKDAMCCRKVIIILDNVDNSEQFKSIIGKQEWLSSGSKIIVTTRLKCLLSEGCWKLHIKPLSVKKSHKLFALHAFGREDSPENFDEHSERVVSLCDGLPLALRVLGSFLRRRSIDEWKSEIKELQEIPDSRIQKILRKSFDSLHNDRHRSIFLHIVFFFIGWDKDVVVKILEGCGFEAIIGVQHLLDRCLIEINERNNLAMHQLIRDMGREVVRQESPDEPGERSRICNHKEGTKTIRGLILDMHLLREEKHVGPISNYGNYSHENSVEESVLGCEDNRSMHDRLGGIVRQRIVNCIPKTSSTSADVIKTEAFANMRQLNVLLLDDVKLDGGYEDFPKHLVCLRWLRFPLNSMPTCLNVEKLVVLDMRYSRLKHAWQGKSFPCLKILDLSHSHLLTTTPDFTGLPGLESLLLKDCINLVKIDDSIAVLRALVLLNLEGCAKLKELPKTISDLKSLEELYLTGCSELKVLPKVLAQMESLKGWWNYLE, from the exons ATGGCTGCTTCATCATCTTCTTGTCCTTTTGATGTGTTCTTGAGCTTTAGAGGAGATGACGTTCGCAAGACTTTTGCAGATCATGTCTATGCAGCTTTGACTGGAGCGGGGATTCACACCTTCAGGGACGATGAAGAAATTGAGAGGGGGAAAAACATTGACCAAGAACTCACGAAAGCAATTCAACAATCAAAAGTAGCAGTAATAGTGTTTTCTCCAGACCATGCCTCTTCAAGATGGTGCCTTGATGAGCTTTGGATGATCAATGAGCGTAGAAAATCTGATGGTATGCATATTTTGCCAATTTTTTACCATGTCGATCCAAGTGCAGTCAGGCGGCAGAAAAGAAGCTTCAAGGAAGCATTTGATAGACATGAACAGCAACTAAAGGAGGAGATAGACAAGGTGGAGAGATGGAGGGCAGCTCTTAAAGAAGTTGCAGATCTGGGCGGGGAGGTTTTAAAAGACCA GTACGAGGCACCGTTCATTCAAAACATTGTCAAGCTCGTTGCGAATAAATTGGATCGCAAGCTTCTGCATGTGGGTTCCTACTTAACAGGAATAGGTGATTATGTAGGCCGGATTAATCACTGGTTGCAAGATGAGTCGACAAATGTTAGGATATTGGTACTTTACGGGATTGGTGGGGTTGGAAAGACCACCATTGCAAAGACTGTTTATAACCAAGACTCTGACAAGTTTGAAAGGAGCTGCTTTCTTGCGGACGTTGCTGAAACATCAGAACAGCCAAAAGGTATGAATAGCTTACAAGAACAACTTCTTTCAGATATCCACAAGCGGGAATCAGTAAAGATATATAATGTAGATGAGGGAGTTATGAAGATCAAGGATGCTATGTGTTGCAGGAAAGTTATCATTATTCTTGATAATGTGGATAATTCAGAACAATTCAAATccattattggtaaacaagagtgGCTGTCGTCGGGAAGTAAAATCATCGTCACAACTCGATTGAAGTGTTTGTTAAGTGAAGGTTGTTGGAAACTTCACATTAAGCCATTGAGTGTTAAAAAGTCACATAAACTCTTCGCCTTGCATGCCTTTGGACGAGAAGATTCTCCTGAAAATTTCGATGAGCACTCTGAACGTGTAGTGAGCCTTTGTGATGGTCTTCCATTAGCTCTTCGTGTTTTAGGCTCCTTTCTTCGTCGCAGAAGTATAGATGAATGGAAAAGTGAGATTAAGGAACTGCAAGAAATTCCTGATAGTCGAATTCAAAAGATTCTCAGAAAAAGCTTTGATTCTCTACATAATGATCGTCATCGAAGCATATTTCTTCACATAGTTTTTTTCTTTATTGGGTGGGATAAAGATGTTGTAGTTAAAATTTTAGAGGGATGTGGCTTCGAAGCAATAATTGGAGTTCAACATCTCTTGGATAGATGTCTCATTGAAATCAATGAAAGAAACAACCTAGCGATGCATCAGTTGATTAGAGACATGGGTAGGGAAGTTGTTCGCCAAGAATCTCCTGATGAACCGGGGGAGCGCAGTAGAATATGTAATCATAAAGAG GGTACCAAGACAATTAGGGGCCTCATTCTTGACATGCATTTGTTAAGAGAAGAGAAACATGTCGGCCCAATTTCAAATTATGGAAATTACAGTCATGAAAATTCGGTGGAGGAATCAGTGCTTGGTTGTGAAGATAATCGTTCAATGCATGATCGTCTTGGTGGCATCGTTAGGCAACGGATTGTGAATTGTATCCCAAAAACCTCATCTACCTCCGCAGATGTGATAAAAACAGAGGCATTTGCAAACATGCGCCAATTAAATGTGCTCCTGCTCGATGATGTTAAGCTTGATGGAGGATATGAAGATTTTCCAAAACACTTGGTGTGCCTGCGTTGGCTCAGATTCCCTTTGAACTCTATGCCAACGTGTTTAAATGTGGAGAAACTTGTTGTTCTTGATATGCGGTATAGCAGGCTAAAACATGCTTGGCAGGGAAAG TCCTTTCCATGCTTGAAGATCCTTGACCTAAGTCACTCTCATTTACTCACTACAACCCCTGACTTCACGGGACTACCTGGTCTTGAGAGTTTGCTGCTTAAAGATTGTATAAACTTAGTCAAGATTGACGATTCTATTGCAGTCCTAAGGGCACTTGTCTTGTTAAATCTTGAAGGCTGCGCAAAACTCAAGGAGCTTCCAAAGACAATTTCTGATTTGAAATCACTTGAAGAACTATATTTGACTGGTTGCTCAGAACTTAAAGTGCTACCCAAAGTGCTGGCTCAGATGGAATCCTTGAAGGGCTGGTGGAATTACCTTGAATGA